TGTGCCATCTTTTGACTAAGATTTGAAAATTGTTGAGGAAATCCATGTCATATTCTAATAATTCAATTGCCAAAAAAAGAGTTGCCATTTTGATCGAAACAGGCGTTGAAGATTCTGAGTTTCAAGTGCCTTACCAAGCAATGAAAATGGCAGGTTTCGATGCGGTTGTCTTGGGTTCGCGAATGAACAGTACCTATGTAGGTAAACAAGGCAAAGTCTCCATACAGCCAGACGGTACGACAACCGAAGCGCGTCCGGAAGATTTCGATGCAGTGATCGTTCCTGGCGGTTTAGCTCCTGATACAATGCGTACCAATCCAAATACAGTAAAATTCGTCCAGGAAGCAATGGCACAAGGCAAATTAATTGCTGCTGTTTGCCACGGGCCACAAGTTTTAATTGAAGGGGATTTGTTAAAAGGTAAAAATGCCACTGGTTTTATTTCTATCCGCAGAGATATGATTAATGCCGGAGCTAATTATATCGATGAACCCCTAGTCATAGATGGCAATCTAATTACATCTCGTCGCCCCGGAGATTTAGCAATTTTCACTACTGCTATTCTCAGTCGTTTGGGTTACGGTGGTAAAGAAGTCGATTTGCCTAATGAAAACGATGTCACTGCGGAATGGTGGAAACTGGCTGATGCTTGGGGTGGTTCTACAAAAGGCGATATTGCAAAAGCGTTAAATACGGCATTGGCGGGAGAACGTTATTCCTGTGAAGCTTTCGGGCAATATGTCGAAAAGTCATCTGATTCCCGAGTAAAAGCTTTGCTGCAAGAAATAATTGAAAATAAAAAGCAGCATATCCAAATGTTGGAAGAACGCTTGAATGCGCTGGGCGAAAAACCTTCTTTACCTGCCCAAGCTGCGGATACTTACGCTAAGTTAAAAACTGCGCTTCAAGGTAGCGATGAAGTGGCTATGTTGCGTCGCGCTTTGGGAGATATCCAAACGGCAGTGGTTGATGTTTTCCAGTTGCGAAATCAGTTAACCGATCCGGTGACAACGGAAATTTTCAGCGAAATAGAAATCGATCATGCTCGTTACGAACAACGTTTGGCAGAACTTTATCGTAACCGTTTGGGCGATCGATTGAAGCCTGCTAAACCTTCAACTTCTCCGGCGGTAGGAGTTTAGAAATGATGAAGTATGAAGGGTGAAGGATGAAGGAGAATTCAGGAGTCAGTAGTCAGTAGCCAGTATGAGTTTTGGACAAAAAACTATATCAGTAAACTGATTCTCTATTCTGGCTGCTCTGATGGTGTCTTCTGAATTCTTTTCAATACTGCTTGGACCGATCGAAAAACTGGGCCAATGGATGCCAAGATGGAGGAAATCCTCATCGCAGCAGCACCGATGGCTTGTCGGGGTACGCCAGAATAAATGTTTTGGCATCTGATGAAGCGAGTTACGTCACTGGTGCGTTGTGGTGGTTAGCTGATGGTGGGGTTACCCTTGCTAAGGGAGCGGTAGGAGAGGATACGCCGCAGGATTTGCGATCGGAACCATCGGGAGAATTGCACCTAGATCCTTCTCTAGAAGGGTTAAAAAACAAACGGACTCACGCTATCAAGAAGTGACAGCAAAGTAGCAGTAATGGGCATGGGGCATTGAATTCGATCGCAACGGAGGCTAAAAACGATGAGCGAGCGATTTAAAAATAGAAGAGAAGCTGGTCAAAAACTAGCAAGCGAGCTTTCCGTTTATGCCAACCGTGCCGATGTTTTGGTGCTGGGATTGCCTCGCGGTGGCGTTCCGGTGGCTTTTGAAGTGGCAAAAGCGCTGAATGCTCCTTTGGATGTGTTCCTAGTTCGCAAATTGGGCGTACCCGATCGGCCAGAATTAGCGATGGGTGCGATCGCCAGCGGTGGTATCCAAGTACTCAATCAGCCTGTCGTGCGATCGTTACAAATTTCCGACGAGATTATTAACTGCGTCGCACGATCCGAACAGTTGGAGTTAGAGCGACGAGAACAAGTTTACCGGGGTAATCGTCCAGCACCTAAGCTGCAAGACCAAATCATCCTTTTGATAGATGATGGTTTGGCGACTGGAGCTACCATGCGTGCTGCGGTGATGGCTTTGCGCGATCGGCAACCTGCTCGGATCGTGGTTGCCGTCCCCATTGCTCCCTCAGAAACTTGTTATGAATTGCGATCGGAAGTCGATGAGGTAATTTGCCCGATTATACCAGAGCGGTTTTCGGCAGTAGGCAGAGGATACGAAGATTTTTCTCAAACTACTGATGAAGAAGTACAAGAGTTACTTCAAAAGTCAGAAAACAGCCAACTGGTTGCATTCCATTAATTATCTATTACGCTCAAAACGAAACCTGTTTGTAGTAAGAACTTCAGTCTTTTTTCCTAAGTTAATGTCGAGAACTGAAGTCCTCACTAAAAACTTTTTGTATGTTTGAAATTTTCAAGAATTTTGTTTGTAGTGATAACTTTATTGATTACTACGAATTTGTTGATTCAATAAAAATAAATGAAAGGGAGTATTTTATGAATTTAATCATTGCTTGGCTAGGGCGACGAACGTTCGCTATTTTTATGGCGTCCGCATTATGTTTATTAATTTATAGTTTTAGCTACGGTCAACTGCCAGCGCAAGCAAAAGCTTTAACACCAGAGGCAGAGTATTACCGCGTAGAACCTGACTATGCTGGTAAGCAAATGTTCGATAATGCCAAACAGAAGGCCAAAGATATTACCGACAATATTGTAGAAAAGCTGAATTTGGATGAACCGTCACCACCCAGTACGAAACAATTTTTCGAGCGGGTAGAAGACCAAATTAGAAATGTAAATGGAACTCAAGAAGGATATTCCCAAAGAGAATCTCAACTTAAAACTGATTGACAAATTAATAAATTGACTAGGCAAGGAGAACCAATTAATGAAAGCAGTTTGCTGGCATGGCGCTAATGACGTGCGGGTAGATACAGTACCCGATCCAAAAATACTTAATCCCCGCGATGCGATTATTAAAATTACATCTAGTGCCATTTGCGGATCGGATTTGCATCTTTACGATGGATTTATCCCCACAATGGAAAAGGGCGACATTCTCGGCCATGAATTTATGGGGGAAGTAGTCGAACTAGGCAGTGAAGTAAAAAATGTGAAAGTAGGCGATCGCGTTGTCGTTCCCTTTACAATTTCTTGCGGAAATTGCTTCTTCTGCCAGCGAGATTTATGGTCATTATGCGATAACTCCAACCCCAATGCCTGGATGGTAGAAAAACAAATGGGATATTCACCATCGGGGTTATTTGGTTATTCCCATTTATTTGGTGGCTATGCAGGCGGACAAGCAGAATATGCCCGCGTTCCATTTGCTGATGTTGGCTTATTTAAGATTCCCGATGGCTTAACAGACGACCAAGTTTTATTCCTTACGGATATCTTTCCAACTGGTTATATGGCAGCAGAAAATTGCGACATTGAACCAGGAGATATTGTAGCGGTTTGGGGTTGTGGCCCGGTGGGACAATTCGCCATAAAAAGTGCTTATTTGTTAGGTGCTGAGAGAGTAATTGCGATCGATCGCGTTCCCGAACGCTTACAAATGGCAAAAGAACAATGCAACGCGGAAGTCCTCAACTACGAAGAAATTGATGTTGGGGAAGCCTTAAAAGAAATGACCGGCGGACGTGGCCCCGATGCTTGCCTCGACGCCGTAGGAATGGAAGCACACGGCACCGGGCCAGATGCTTTTTACGACAAAGTAAAGCAAGCAGTACGTTTGGAAACAGATAGACCAACTGCATTAAGGCAAGTAATGGTTGCTTGTCGAAAAGGCGGTCATGTATCCCTGGCCGGAGTTTACGGCGGTTTTATAGACAAAATACCGATGGGCGCAGCTTTCAACAAAGGTCTAACTTTCAAAATGGGACAAACTCACGTCCATAAATATTTAAAACCTTTGTTAGAACTAGTTCAAAATGGGAAAATAGACCCCTCTTTTGTAATTACTCATCGCCTCAGTTTAGAGGAAGCGCCAAAGGGATACGAAATTTTCAAACATAAAAAAGACAACTGCATCAAAGTGGTTTTAAAACCATAATTGGTCATTAGGCGCTGTCTACTACCAATCTTCCTCTCTTCCCTAGCCCTTT
This window of the Leptolyngbyaceae cyanobacterium genome carries:
- a CDS encoding DJ-1/PfpI/YhbO family deglycase/protease, with amino-acid sequence MSYSNNSIAKKRVAILIETGVEDSEFQVPYQAMKMAGFDAVVLGSRMNSTYVGKQGKVSIQPDGTTTEARPEDFDAVIVPGGLAPDTMRTNPNTVKFVQEAMAQGKLIAAVCHGPQVLIEGDLLKGKNATGFISIRRDMINAGANYIDEPLVIDGNLITSRRPGDLAIFTTAILSRLGYGGKEVDLPNENDVTAEWWKLADAWGGSTKGDIAKALNTALAGERYSCEAFGQYVEKSSDSRVKALLQEIIENKKQHIQMLEERLNALGEKPSLPAQAADTYAKLKTALQGSDEVAMLRRALGDIQTAVVDVFQLRNQLTDPVTTEIFSEIEIDHARYEQRLAELYRNRLGDRLKPAKPSTSPAVGV
- a CDS encoding phosphoribosyltransferase, with protein sequence MSERFKNRREAGQKLASELSVYANRADVLVLGLPRGGVPVAFEVAKALNAPLDVFLVRKLGVPDRPELAMGAIASGGIQVLNQPVVRSLQISDEIINCVARSEQLELERREQVYRGNRPAPKLQDQIILLIDDGLATGATMRAAVMALRDRQPARIVVAVPIAPSETCYELRSEVDEVICPIIPERFSAVGRGYEDFSQTTDEEVQELLQKSENSQLVAFH
- a CDS encoding zinc-dependent alcohol dehydrogenase; translation: MKAVCWHGANDVRVDTVPDPKILNPRDAIIKITSSAICGSDLHLYDGFIPTMEKGDILGHEFMGEVVELGSEVKNVKVGDRVVVPFTISCGNCFFCQRDLWSLCDNSNPNAWMVEKQMGYSPSGLFGYSHLFGGYAGGQAEYARVPFADVGLFKIPDGLTDDQVLFLTDIFPTGYMAAENCDIEPGDIVAVWGCGPVGQFAIKSAYLLGAERVIAIDRVPERLQMAKEQCNAEVLNYEEIDVGEALKEMTGGRGPDACLDAVGMEAHGTGPDAFYDKVKQAVRLETDRPTALRQVMVACRKGGHVSLAGVYGGFIDKIPMGAAFNKGLTFKMGQTHVHKYLKPLLELVQNGKIDPSFVITHRLSLEEAPKGYEIFKHKKDNCIKVVLKP